A genomic stretch from Polyangium spumosum includes:
- a CDS encoding sigma 54-interacting transcriptional regulator — protein MTKRDLGPLELVITTSDATSTRRLPASGRLTIGRDPRNQVHLHDPSVSRRHAVLDLGPPLRVEDTGSSNGLRVMTSEESDGTARIVERRVSPGHSMDIALGDGVQLGATLLVVQRGDAEENPASSRVVRSFSVPVVHDSAMRKLYELVDLVAQSAISVLLLGETGVGKEVMAEAIHRRSTRARGPLVCLNCAAIHESLLESELFGHEAGAFTGATRAKPGLFEVAAGGTVFLDEVGELPVSVQVKLLRVLEERKVLRVGGLQKKPIDVRFVSATNRDLEDEVARGAFRQDLYFRLNGVTIEIPPLRERTSEIEPIARSFIARSAVQMNMRAEPRLSEAALEALRGHAWPGNIRELRNVIERAVVLSAGGTILPDHLGLGGRGPSGGRKSSPELVTIPPPPPRVSSPSDVEPAIAPLRVPVGADERRRIVEALEYCGGNQSKAAEMLGISRRTLLTRLDLYGIPRPRKNR, from the coding sequence ATGACGAAGAGGGACCTCGGCCCGCTCGAGCTCGTCATCACCACGTCCGACGCGACGAGCACGCGGCGACTACCAGCCTCCGGTCGGCTCACGATCGGGCGTGATCCCCGGAATCAAGTCCACCTGCACGACCCGTCCGTTTCGCGCCGGCACGCGGTCCTCGACCTCGGTCCGCCACTGCGCGTCGAGGACACGGGGAGCTCGAACGGGCTGCGCGTGATGACGTCCGAGGAGTCGGACGGGACGGCGCGAATCGTCGAGCGGCGGGTCTCGCCGGGGCATTCGATGGACATCGCGCTCGGAGACGGGGTGCAGCTCGGGGCGACGCTGCTCGTCGTGCAACGCGGGGACGCCGAGGAGAACCCCGCATCGTCCCGCGTCGTCCGCTCCTTCTCCGTGCCGGTCGTCCACGACAGCGCCATGCGGAAGCTCTACGAGCTCGTGGACCTCGTGGCACAGAGCGCGATCAGCGTGCTCTTGCTGGGCGAGACGGGGGTGGGCAAGGAGGTGATGGCGGAGGCCATTCACCGGCGCTCGACGCGGGCGCGGGGGCCGCTCGTTTGCCTGAATTGCGCAGCGATCCACGAATCGCTGCTGGAGAGCGAGCTGTTCGGGCACGAGGCGGGGGCGTTCACCGGCGCGACCCGGGCCAAACCGGGGCTCTTCGAGGTGGCCGCGGGCGGGACGGTCTTCCTGGACGAGGTGGGTGAGCTGCCGGTGTCGGTGCAGGTGAAGCTCCTCCGGGTGCTGGAGGAGCGGAAGGTGCTGCGGGTCGGCGGGCTGCAGAAGAAGCCGATCGACGTGCGTTTCGTGTCGGCGACGAACCGCGATCTGGAGGACGAGGTGGCGCGCGGCGCGTTCCGGCAGGATCTGTATTTCCGTCTGAATGGGGTGACGATCGAGATCCCGCCGCTGCGGGAGCGGACGTCGGAGATCGAGCCGATCGCACGGAGCTTCATCGCGCGGTCGGCGGTGCAGATGAACATGCGGGCGGAGCCGCGGCTGTCCGAGGCAGCGCTGGAGGCGCTGCGCGGGCATGCCTGGCCGGGGAACATCCGGGAGTTACGCAACGTGATCGAGCGGGCGGTGGTGCTGAGCGCGGGGGGGACGATTCTGCCCGACCATCTGGGGCTCGGCGGGCGAGGGCCCTCCGGCGGGCGGAAGTCGAGCCCGGAGCTCGTGACGATCCCGCCGCCGCCGCCCCGCGTGTCGAGCCCGAGCGACGTGGAGCCGGCGATCGCGCCGCTTCGCGTGCCGGTGGGCGCGGACGAGCGCCGTCGCATCGTGGAGGCGCTCGAGTATTGCGGGGGCAATCAGTCGAAGGCCGCGGAGATGCTGGGGATCTCGCGGAGGACGCTCTTGACGCGGCTCGACCTGTACGGAATCCCGAGGCCGCGGAAGAATCGGTGA
- a CDS encoding formylglycine-generating enzyme family protein, which yields MRVAVCLMLVACPLVIAAGCFGEGGVDAPPPSAGSGSSSSAGGAGGSGGMGVGGMGGAGGVGGASSSSSSSGSGGQGGAGGGASVVACPGKPGMVQVQAPAGGNFYCIDSTEVTSAAYVSWAETMPMLTQPPQCEWNTSLLPQTVPPKSNLPMANVDWCDAYAYCAAHEKRLCGRIDGGPLPFSESAADEALSQWHNVCTAGGTRTYPYGDTYDPVACNGQDKDAADDKPLAVGVTTCEGGFLGIFDLSGNVWEWEDSCDEAEDAGTPAEHNCRRRGGGYSSKQVDMDCSTASTIARASANSQTGFRCCADPSAMP from the coding sequence ATGCGCGTCGCCGTTTGCTTGATGCTCGTGGCTTGTCCGCTCGTGATCGCGGCCGGGTGTTTTGGCGAGGGTGGGGTCGATGCTCCGCCGCCGTCGGCTGGGTCGGGCAGCTCGAGCTCGGCGGGCGGCGCGGGTGGCAGCGGTGGAATGGGCGTGGGGGGAATGGGCGGCGCGGGCGGCGTGGGTGGAGCGAGCTCGTCGAGCTCCTCGTCGGGCTCGGGCGGACAAGGCGGCGCGGGTGGTGGAGCCTCCGTCGTCGCGTGCCCCGGGAAGCCAGGTATGGTGCAGGTGCAGGCTCCGGCCGGTGGCAACTTCTATTGCATCGACAGCACCGAGGTCACGAGCGCGGCGTACGTCTCCTGGGCGGAGACGATGCCGATGCTCACCCAGCCTCCGCAATGCGAGTGGAACACGTCCCTCCTCCCGCAAACCGTCCCGCCGAAGAGCAACCTGCCCATGGCGAACGTCGACTGGTGCGACGCCTACGCGTACTGTGCGGCGCACGAGAAGCGGCTCTGCGGCCGTATCGACGGCGGGCCTTTGCCATTCTCCGAGAGCGCGGCCGATGAAGCGCTGAGCCAATGGCACAACGTATGTACCGCCGGGGGCACGAGGACCTACCCTTACGGTGACACGTACGATCCGGTCGCTTGCAACGGGCAGGACAAGGACGCCGCCGACGACAAGCCCCTCGCGGTCGGCGTCACCACGTGTGAAGGTGGCTTCCTCGGGATCTTCGACCTGAGCGGGAACGTCTGGGAGTGGGAAGACTCCTGCGACGAGGCCGAGGACGCCGGTACACCCGCGGAGCACAACTGTCGGCGCCGCGGAGGTGGCTATTCCAGCAAGCAAGTCGACATGGATTGCTCCACGGCGAGCACGATCGCGCGCGCATCGGCCAACTCGCAGACCGGCTTCCGCTGCTGCGCCGACCCGTCGGCGATGCCCTGA
- a CDS encoding S53 family peptidase has product MLSLRFPSSTTARVITLLALVNGTAFAAASCSGDGGETLPTGGTGAGPAQGGAGGVGGIGGAGGVGGEGGSGGQGGEAGSGGIGGKGGAGGVGGAGGEGGQAGAGGMGGMGGMAASSSSSSSSSSSSSSSSSSSSSSSSSSSSSGAGGGEPDAGELPDALPDFTDAELEPVTSIDGIPNPLPGVYYDMGAADPAAEFRSLIAFPMRDKIILEEIVRNMYDPGHPMFRSYMSVDQWMTAHAPPEADPHLVKLWLESEGFQVPYVAANRMLLQFKGTVAQFNETFQTTLHVFERENPQPGGPLIDVYGTLEPLKVPLWVAQRIGGVITCDLPAPKGPLTPESGGIVVQAPQNVSQYDSTPAKIAKAYAIDQLHAMGYRGQGVKLGVTVGATFRFKDLQTFWQSFGIIRDDPTVITTMEPLGTRYVETTLDTQWSGAMAPMAELHVYSGPDSRNTSMVYTFNEAIGRGEVSVITDSFAHREDSEPAPVRIQYNDSALQAAALGITVMAASGDSAGQDTPSVSPWVTAVGGTRLLWNSSGTTVTGETAWPASGCGDSLTFLKPDWQMPFVTNVEIEGRRATSDVGLNASPSSPFWIYYINPNGPGSTWQRYGGTSFSSPVFAGLLASVNSYRAANNLPNLGWINSILYTNDAVKATFKDITSSGPATKPAKAGWDYPTGWGAPNAMGLALTFP; this is encoded by the coding sequence ATGCTCTCCTTGCGATTCCCTTCCTCCACCACGGCGAGGGTGATCACACTGCTCGCCCTCGTGAACGGCACGGCCTTCGCCGCAGCTAGCTGCAGCGGAGACGGCGGGGAGACACTCCCCACCGGCGGCACCGGCGCAGGCCCCGCACAAGGCGGCGCAGGCGGCGTCGGCGGCATCGGCGGCGCAGGCGGCGTCGGCGGGGAAGGAGGGAGCGGGGGCCAAGGCGGAGAGGCCGGCAGTGGCGGCATCGGCGGCAAGGGCGGCGCAGGCGGCGTCGGCGGCGCGGGTGGCGAAGGCGGTCAGGCGGGCGCGGGCGGCATGGGCGGCATGGGCGGCATGGCCGCGTCGAGCAGCAGCTCGTCGAGCTCGTCCAGCAGCAGCTCGTCGAGCTCGTCCAGCAGCTCGTCGAGTTCGTCCAGCAGCTCGTCGAGCGGCGCGGGTGGTGGTGAGCCGGACGCGGGCGAGCTGCCCGACGCGCTGCCGGATTTCACGGACGCCGAGCTCGAACCCGTGACGAGCATCGACGGCATCCCGAACCCGCTGCCGGGCGTCTACTACGACATGGGCGCCGCAGATCCGGCCGCGGAGTTCCGCTCGCTGATCGCCTTCCCGATGCGGGACAAGATCATCCTCGAGGAGATCGTCCGCAACATGTACGACCCGGGCCATCCGATGTTCCGGAGCTACATGTCGGTCGATCAGTGGATGACCGCGCACGCGCCGCCGGAGGCCGATCCGCACCTGGTGAAGCTCTGGCTCGAGTCGGAGGGCTTCCAGGTGCCGTACGTCGCGGCGAACCGGATGTTGCTCCAGTTCAAGGGGACCGTCGCGCAGTTCAACGAGACGTTCCAGACGACGCTGCACGTCTTCGAGCGCGAGAACCCGCAGCCGGGTGGCCCGCTCATCGACGTGTACGGCACGCTCGAGCCGCTGAAGGTGCCGCTCTGGGTGGCGCAGCGGATCGGCGGCGTGATCACCTGCGATCTGCCGGCGCCGAAGGGCCCGCTCACGCCCGAGAGCGGCGGCATCGTCGTGCAGGCCCCGCAGAACGTGTCCCAGTACGACTCGACGCCCGCGAAGATCGCCAAGGCGTACGCGATCGATCAGCTCCACGCGATGGGCTACCGCGGCCAGGGCGTGAAGCTCGGCGTCACCGTGGGCGCGACGTTCCGGTTCAAGGATCTGCAGACGTTCTGGCAGTCGTTCGGGATCATCCGCGACGATCCCACCGTCATCACGACGATGGAGCCGCTCGGCACGCGGTACGTGGAGACGACGCTCGACACGCAGTGGTCGGGCGCGATGGCGCCCATGGCGGAGCTGCACGTGTACTCGGGGCCCGACTCGCGCAACACGTCGATGGTCTACACGTTCAACGAGGCGATCGGCCGCGGCGAGGTCTCGGTGATCACGGACTCGTTCGCGCATCGCGAGGACTCCGAGCCCGCGCCGGTGCGCATCCAGTACAACGACTCGGCCCTGCAAGCGGCGGCGCTCGGCATCACCGTGATGGCGGCGTCGGGCGACTCGGCCGGACAGGACACACCCTCGGTGAGCCCGTGGGTGACGGCCGTCGGCGGCACGCGCCTCCTGTGGAACTCGAGCGGCACGACCGTCACGGGCGAGACCGCGTGGCCCGCGTCGGGCTGCGGCGACTCGCTCACCTTCCTGAAGCCCGATTGGCAGATGCCGTTCGTGACGAACGTGGAGATCGAGGGGCGACGCGCGACGAGCGACGTCGGCCTCAACGCCTCGCCGTCGTCGCCGTTCTGGATCTACTACATCAACCCGAACGGACCGGGCTCGACGTGGCAGCGCTACGGCGGCACGTCGTTCTCGTCGCCGGTCTTCGCGGGGCTCCTCGCGTCGGTGAACAGCTACCGCGCGGCGAACAACCTGCCGAACCTCGGCTGGATCAACTCGATCCTCTACACGAACGACGCAGTGAAGGCGACGTTCAAGGACATCACGTCGAGCGGCCCTGCGACCAAACCCGCCAAGGCCGGCTGGGATTATCCGACGGGATGGGGGGCGCCCAACGCGATGGGGCTCGCGCTCACCTTCCCCTGA
- a CDS encoding PspA/IM30 family protein: MGIFDRMGKVISSNVNALLDKAEDPKKSVDLIIEEMKEQIRAARKELVEAVAAEKVLRKKVDEIDAETQKWERRAELALKAGDESLAREALVQKKRIIAERDRAEALRAEQRAAALNMKKELERMEQKQQELEARKGTIATQLQQAKAGGGAEGLGGRGTGGAFAEFRRMEDKIEGKVAEVAAARELDDALRSGGMSDMELESKFAQLEGGGTISKDGKPSNPEIDDELAALKKKIRIG, from the coding sequence ATGGGCATCTTCGACCGGATGGGCAAGGTCATCTCGAGCAACGTCAACGCGCTCCTCGACAAGGCAGAAGACCCGAAAAAGTCGGTCGATCTGATCATCGAGGAGATGAAGGAGCAGATCCGCGCGGCGCGTAAGGAGCTGGTCGAGGCGGTGGCGGCCGAGAAGGTGCTGCGCAAGAAGGTCGACGAGATCGACGCCGAGACGCAGAAGTGGGAGCGCCGCGCCGAGCTCGCCCTGAAGGCCGGCGACGAGTCGCTCGCGCGCGAGGCGCTCGTGCAGAAGAAGCGCATCATCGCCGAGCGCGACCGCGCCGAAGCCCTGCGCGCCGAGCAACGCGCGGCCGCGCTGAACATGAAAAAAGAGCTCGAGCGCATGGAGCAGAAGCAGCAGGAGCTCGAGGCGCGCAAAGGGACGATCGCGACGCAGCTCCAGCAGGCGAAGGCCGGCGGCGGCGCCGAGGGTCTCGGCGGACGTGGGACGGGCGGCGCGTTCGCGGAGTTCCGGCGCATGGAGGACAAGATCGAAGGCAAGGTCGCCGAGGTGGCCGCCGCGCGCGAGCTCGACGACGCGCTGCGCTCGGGCGGGATGAGCGACATGGAGCTCGAGTCGAAGTTCGCGCAGCTCGAAGGCGGCGGGACGATCTCGAAGGACGGGAAGCCGTCGAACCCGGAGATCGACGACGAGCTCGCCGCGCTGAAGAAGAAGATCCGGATCGGCTGA
- a CDS encoding PD40 domain-containing protein: MAGSEGGGGDSFDAGVSDRLRLDPESPVLSLALPLAGQTVAFKCIDNLTGAALPDVTFSLGHGDLGVLSSAGVFTPNGQRAGQVQVRCAHGAYATATTLRVRIRAVDTDPGLVPAQIDALRGPPGLVDPDFRFLYPYDDTVFPRGIPAPEIHLSEGSAPGEVFSVRIVASDFEYEGFFNQGSKGTRLVMSQPAWDALGASAGGAQVEVRVEKLSGGKKYGPISRTWRLAPGALHGSIYYNTYDSLLAQKTGAVMRIKAGAKSPEVLIGGCTVCHGVSADGSTLAAANHDGPGGTFDLSAASIDPPLLWKEPERAAFAALYPKGGDVLVTSALPGGYWPPNTAGSSAGPFASELRTRAGVVIPSSGIESYHAQTPAFSHDGAWLAFTDRDPVFPYPSVLAILRYDAASRTFSDYDVLAAPKVGHHLSWPSFTPDGRYVVYQDGQSGDLATWKETTPVNEGRLLAVDRVTKLPVYLQRLNGDGAMPAGDRDERKNYIPSVAPFASGGYFWVMFTSRRTYGNKLTGPETDTKRLWIAAIDIDAPPGVDPSHPAFYLAGQELESGNTRGFWVLEPCRKDGEACESGVQCCGGRCDPKGNPPALRCGPPDGTCSDELEVCVTSADCCEDRDLVCINERCTLVPPK, translated from the coding sequence ATGGCTGGATCCGAGGGCGGGGGCGGCGATTCGTTCGACGCAGGGGTCTCCGATCGCCTCCGGCTCGACCCGGAGAGCCCCGTCCTCTCGCTGGCCTTGCCGCTCGCGGGGCAGACCGTGGCTTTCAAGTGTATCGACAACCTCACCGGCGCGGCCCTCCCCGACGTCACGTTTTCCCTGGGGCACGGCGACCTCGGCGTCCTCTCGTCGGCGGGCGTGTTCACCCCGAACGGCCAGCGCGCCGGACAGGTTCAGGTGCGCTGCGCTCACGGCGCATACGCGACCGCGACCACGCTCCGTGTGCGGATCCGCGCCGTCGATACCGATCCTGGCCTCGTCCCTGCGCAGATCGACGCGCTCCGGGGCCCTCCGGGGCTCGTGGATCCTGATTTTCGGTTCCTTTATCCTTATGATGATACGGTCTTTCCTCGCGGCATACCCGCGCCGGAGATCCATCTGAGCGAAGGAAGCGCGCCCGGCGAGGTGTTTTCGGTCCGAATCGTGGCCAGCGACTTCGAGTACGAAGGGTTCTTCAACCAGGGCTCGAAGGGCACACGTCTCGTGATGTCACAGCCCGCCTGGGACGCGCTCGGCGCCTCGGCGGGCGGCGCGCAGGTCGAGGTCCGCGTCGAGAAGCTCTCCGGGGGCAAGAAATACGGACCGATCTCACGGACGTGGCGGCTCGCGCCCGGCGCCCTCCACGGTTCCATTTATTACAACACGTACGACTCTTTGCTCGCCCAGAAGACGGGCGCGGTCATGCGAATCAAGGCCGGGGCCAAGAGCCCGGAGGTGCTGATCGGCGGCTGCACCGTGTGTCACGGCGTCTCCGCCGACGGGTCCACCCTCGCGGCCGCGAACCATGACGGGCCCGGCGGCACCTTCGATCTCTCTGCGGCGAGCATCGATCCCCCGCTCCTCTGGAAGGAGCCGGAGCGAGCCGCGTTCGCCGCGCTTTATCCGAAAGGCGGCGACGTCCTGGTCACGAGCGCCCTGCCTGGTGGGTACTGGCCTCCCAACACGGCCGGCTCCTCGGCGGGGCCCTTCGCGAGCGAATTGCGGACGCGCGCGGGCGTCGTGATCCCGTCGAGCGGGATCGAATCATATCATGCGCAGACGCCTGCCTTCTCGCACGACGGCGCCTGGCTCGCGTTCACGGATCGCGACCCCGTCTTCCCTTACCCGAGCGTCCTCGCCATCCTCCGGTACGACGCGGCGAGCCGGACGTTCAGCGATTACGATGTCCTCGCCGCACCCAAGGTCGGACACCACCTCTCGTGGCCCTCGTTCACGCCCGACGGCCGTTATGTCGTGTATCAGGACGGCCAGAGCGGCGATCTCGCGACCTGGAAAGAGACGACCCCCGTCAACGAGGGGCGGCTGCTCGCCGTCGACCGGGTGACCAAGCTGCCGGTCTATCTCCAGCGATTGAATGGCGACGGCGCCATGCCCGCGGGCGACCGCGACGAACGGAAGAACTACATCCCGTCCGTCGCTCCTTTCGCCTCCGGAGGTTATTTCTGGGTCATGTTCACCTCGCGCCGCACCTATGGGAACAAGCTGACGGGGCCGGAGACGGATACCAAGCGGCTCTGGATCGCCGCCATCGACATCGACGCGCCGCCCGGCGTCGATCCCTCGCACCCCGCGTTTTACCTCGCGGGGCAGGAGCTCGAGTCGGGCAACACGCGCGGCTTCTGGGTCCTCGAGCCGTGCCGGAAGGACGGCGAGGCCTGCGAGAGCGGCGTGCAATGCTGCGGCGGGCGATGTGATCCCAAGGGAAATCCCCCGGCTTTGCGATGTGGTCCGCCGGACGGCACGTGCTCGGACGAGCTCGAGGTCTGCGTGACGAGCGCGGATTGCTGCGAGGATCGCGATCTCGTTTGCATCAACGAGCGTTGCACCCTCGTGCCGCCAAAATGA
- the ppdK gene encoding pyruvate, phosphate dikinase, producing the protein MAKRIYFFGGGQADGDGTQKALLGGKGAGLHEMTRLGIPVPPGFTITTEVCTAFFASGGKMPDGVIDEARDAIRRVEEIVGSRFGDPSNPLLVSVRSGARASMPGMMDTILNLGLNEAIVAGLGERTKNARFALDAYRRFIVTYADVVLGLHRKRFDDALEIARRKAAAARGMVEAQRLTVAELQRKLPDSMFDEETLRSLVKEQRRIVQEETGAPFPDDPWAQLEGAVVAVFRSWNNNRAKTYRKMHDIPEAWGTACNVQAMVFGNLGEDSGTGVAFTRDPSTGEKRFFGEWLANAQGEDVVAGVRTPNPVAKGQGNDEGSLEVRMPEAYAELMRTQERLEKHFRDMQDLEFTVQSGKLYLLQTRNGKRTGRAGVRIAVEMAKEGLIDQREAVMRVDPASIEQLLHPTIDPKAPKKLLARGLPASPGAASGQVVFHADEAERKAAQGLPVILVRAETSPEDIHGMKAANGILTARGGMTSHAAVVARGMGKCCVAGCSAVAVSYETATMTVTIYDELGRPTDTVSVKAGDVITLDGATGSVYLGAIPTAPASLSAEYEELMRWADTSRRLKVLANADTGADAKTARSYGAEGIGLCRTEHMFFDDKRIAAVREMILARDVEARKAALAKLLPYQREDFVAIFQEMSGLPVTIRLLDPPLHEFLPQERKQIEELAQVMKVRPAELVRKVEELHELNPMLGHRGCRLGVTFPEINEMQARAIFEAACEVAEKGEAPKLEIMIPLAMTRKELALAKATIVRVASEVFAEKGRSVAYLFGTMIELPRAALRASELAEEAEFMSFGTNDLTQTTMGISRDDAGKFLGAYVEAGILPKDPFQSLDTEGVGELVAIACERGRKTRPNLELGVCGEHGGDPASIRFFERVKLDYVSCSPLRVPIARLAAAQAALAEGAATTLQTTA; encoded by the coding sequence ATGGCGAAGCGCATCTACTTCTTCGGGGGCGGGCAGGCCGACGGCGACGGGACGCAGAAGGCACTGCTCGGCGGCAAGGGCGCGGGGCTCCACGAGATGACCCGGCTCGGCATCCCCGTGCCGCCCGGCTTCACGATCACGACGGAGGTCTGCACGGCCTTCTTCGCCTCGGGCGGGAAGATGCCTGACGGCGTGATCGACGAGGCGCGCGACGCCATCCGGCGGGTCGAGGAGATCGTGGGCAGCCGCTTCGGCGACCCCTCGAACCCGCTGCTCGTGAGCGTGCGCTCGGGCGCGCGCGCGTCGATGCCCGGGATGATGGACACGATCCTGAACCTCGGCCTGAACGAGGCGATCGTGGCCGGCCTCGGCGAGCGCACGAAAAACGCGCGCTTCGCGCTCGACGCCTACCGCAGGTTCATCGTGACGTACGCGGACGTGGTGCTCGGGCTGCACCGGAAGCGCTTCGACGACGCGCTGGAGATCGCCCGGCGCAAGGCCGCCGCGGCGCGCGGGATGGTGGAGGCGCAGAGGCTCACGGTGGCGGAGCTGCAGCGCAAGCTGCCCGACTCGATGTTCGACGAGGAGACACTTCGTTCGCTCGTGAAGGAGCAACGCCGCATCGTGCAGGAGGAGACGGGCGCGCCGTTCCCGGACGATCCGTGGGCGCAGCTCGAGGGCGCGGTCGTGGCGGTGTTCCGGAGCTGGAACAACAACCGCGCGAAGACCTACCGCAAGATGCACGACATCCCCGAGGCGTGGGGCACCGCGTGCAACGTGCAAGCGATGGTGTTCGGCAACCTCGGTGAAGACTCGGGCACGGGCGTGGCGTTCACGCGGGACCCGTCGACGGGCGAGAAGCGCTTCTTCGGCGAGTGGCTGGCGAACGCGCAAGGCGAGGACGTGGTGGCCGGCGTACGCACGCCGAACCCCGTCGCGAAGGGTCAAGGCAACGACGAGGGCTCGCTCGAGGTGCGCATGCCGGAGGCGTACGCGGAGCTCATGCGCACGCAGGAGCGGCTGGAGAAGCACTTCCGCGACATGCAGGACCTCGAGTTCACGGTGCAGTCGGGCAAGCTGTACCTGCTCCAGACGCGCAACGGGAAACGCACGGGGCGCGCGGGCGTGCGGATCGCGGTGGAGATGGCGAAGGAGGGGCTCATCGATCAACGCGAGGCGGTGATGCGCGTCGACCCGGCGTCGATCGAGCAGCTCCTGCACCCGACGATCGATCCGAAGGCGCCGAAGAAGCTGCTCGCGCGGGGGCTCCCTGCGAGCCCGGGCGCGGCGAGCGGGCAGGTGGTGTTCCACGCGGACGAGGCGGAGCGGAAGGCCGCGCAAGGGCTGCCGGTGATCCTGGTGCGCGCGGAGACGTCGCCCGAGGACATCCACGGGATGAAGGCGGCGAACGGGATCCTGACGGCGCGCGGCGGCATGACGAGCCACGCGGCGGTGGTGGCGCGTGGCATGGGCAAGTGCTGCGTCGCAGGCTGCTCGGCGGTCGCCGTGAGTTACGAGACGGCGACGATGACCGTGACGATCTACGACGAGCTCGGTCGGCCCACGGACACGGTAAGCGTGAAGGCGGGCGACGTGATCACGCTCGATGGCGCGACGGGTTCGGTCTACCTCGGCGCGATCCCGACGGCGCCGGCGTCGCTGTCGGCGGAGTACGAGGAGCTCATGCGCTGGGCGGACACGTCGCGGCGCCTGAAGGTGCTGGCGAACGCGGACACGGGCGCAGACGCGAAGACGGCGCGATCGTACGGGGCCGAAGGGATCGGGCTCTGCCGCACGGAGCACATGTTCTTCGACGACAAACGGATCGCGGCGGTGCGCGAGATGATCCTCGCCCGCGACGTGGAGGCGCGTAAAGCGGCGCTCGCGAAGCTCTTGCCCTACCAGCGCGAGGACTTCGTCGCGATCTTCCAGGAGATGTCCGGGCTGCCCGTGACGATCCGGCTGCTCGATCCGCCGCTGCACGAGTTCCTGCCGCAGGAGCGCAAGCAGATCGAGGAGCTGGCGCAGGTGATGAAGGTCCGGCCGGCGGAGCTCGTGCGCAAGGTGGAGGAGCTGCACGAGCTGAACCCGATGCTCGGCCACCGCGGCTGTCGGCTCGGGGTGACGTTCCCGGAGATCAACGAGATGCAAGCGCGCGCGATCTTCGAGGCGGCGTGCGAGGTGGCCGAGAAGGGCGAGGCGCCGAAGCTCGAGATCATGATCCCGCTGGCGATGACGCGGAAGGAGCTCGCGCTGGCGAAGGCGACGATCGTGCGGGTGGCGAGCGAGGTGTTCGCCGAGAAGGGCCGGTCGGTGGCGTACCTGTTCGGCACGATGATCGAGCTGCCCCGCGCGGCGCTGCGCGCCTCGGAGCTCGCCGAGGAGGCGGAGTTCATGAGCTTCGGGACGAACGATCTGACGCAGACGACGATGGGGATCTCGCGCGACGACGCGGGGAAGTTCCTCGGGGCGTACGTGGAGGCGGGGATCCTGCCGAAGGATCCGTTCCAGAGCCTCGACACGGAGGGCGTGGGCGAGCTCGTGGCGATCGCGTGCGAGCGCGGCCGGAAGACGCGGCCGAACCTGGAGCTCGGCGTGTGCGGCGAGCACGGCGGTGATCCGGCGTCGATCCGGTTCTTCGAGCGGGTGAAGCTCGACTACGTGTCGTGCTCGCCGCTGCGGGTGCCGATCGCGCGGCTCGCGGCGGCGCAAGCGGCGCTGGCCGAGGGCGCGGCGACGACGTTGCAGACGACGGCCTGA